The Amycolatopsis coloradensis sequence ATGTCGGGTAATCGGCGTCACGCCCCCGAAAGCGCCTCGTCCCAGCCTCGGACGAGAAAGGGAGATCATGGGATACGGGAGGATGAGGACGTTGGCACCCCGGGACGAATGGTCGGTCGGCTGCCGGGATCTCGCGGGCAGGCGCAGGGACGTGACGGTGTTCGTGAGCAGCGACAAGATCGTGCTCGTGGCACCGCCCGGAGAGGCCGCCGTACTGGGGCCGCTGGACGTGGGACGCCTGCGCGCCGCGCTCCGCGACGCCGTGGTCGCGGTGGCCGAACATCCGGACCGCAATGAATGACAACTACCGTTCCTACTTCTGAGTAGGTAGAGTCGGCCCCGTTCGGAAGGAGCCGGCCATGACCACCTACTTCGTGACGGGCGCGACGGGTTTTCTGGGAAAACGCCTGGTCGCGCGCCTACTACGGCGACCTGAGACCGTAGCCGTCCATGTTCTCGTGAGGGAGACCTCACGCGGGAAGCTCCCGAGCCACGAGAAGCTCGTTCCCGTCACCGGCGACCTGACCGAAACCCTGCTGGGCATCGATCCCGCCCACCTGGCGCCCCTTGACCACGTCGTGCATCTCGGCGCGATCTACGACCTCACCGCGGACGAAGCGGCGAACCGCGCGGCCAACGTCGACGGCACCCGCAACGTCCTGGAGTTCGCCGCCGCCGCGAAGGCCGGGCTGTTCCACCACGTCTCGTCGATCGCGGTCGCCGGGCAGTACGCCGGGCGGTTCACCGAGGCCGATTTCGACCTCGGCCAGAGCTTCGCGTCGCCGTACCACGCGACGAAGTTCGAGGCGGAGAAACTCGTGCGGCGGCACGGGAAAACGCCGTTCCGCGTGTACCGGCCGTCCGCCGTGGCCGGCGATTCGCGGACCGGCGAGATGGACAAGATCGACGGCCCGTACTACTTCCTCCCGGCCATTTCGCGGCTCGCCGCGTTGCCCCGGCGTCTCCCTCTCGCCGCCCCGGATCTCGGCGCCACGAACATCGTTCCGGTCGACTACGTCGTCGAAGCGATGGAACACCTCATGCACGTCGACGCGCCCAGCGGCAGCACGTACCACCTCGCGTCGCCCCGGCCACAGCCGCTTCACGAGGTCTACAACGCCTTCGCGCGGGCCGCGGGCGGGCCGAAGATCTCCGCGGTCCTTCCTCCCCGGCCGTCCGGAGCGCTGAAGCGGGCCGGAACCAGGCTGGCGAAATCCGCGGCCACCGGATTCGACCGCGTCCCCGGCGGGCGTTCGGCCCGCGCGGCCGTGCTGGCGGAACTCGGCATCCCGCTGGAAATCCTGCCGCATCTGAGCATGGAGGTCGACTTCGACACGAGCGCGACCACGGCCGCGCTCGAAGGCAGCGGGATCACCTTGCCGCCGTTGAAGGAGTACGCCGGTCCGCTCTACCGGTACTGGCTGGAACACCTCGATCCCGACCGCGGCCGCCGCCGTCCGGGGCCGGAACCCCTCGACGGCCGCAAGGTGCTGATCACCGGCGCGTCGTCGGGCATCGGTCGCGCGTCCGCGCTGGCCGTCGCCGCGAAGGGCGGCGAAGTGATCCTCGTGGCCAGGCGCGCCGACGAACTCGAACAAGTCCGCGAGCAGATCGTCGCGGCGGGCGGGAAGGCGTCGGCGTATCCGTGCGACCTCACCGACGGCGGTGCCGTCGACGCTCTGGTCAAGGACGTGCTCGCCGCACACGGCGCCGTCGACATGCTGGTCAACAACGCGGGCCGGTCGATCCGGCGGTCGCTTTCGCTGTCCACCGAACGGTTCCACGACTTCGAGCGGACGATGGCGATCAACTACTTCGGCCCCGTGCGGCTGACGCTGGGCCTGCTGCCGTCGATGACCGCGCGCGGATTCGGGCACGTCGTCAACGTGACGACCCAAGGACTGCAAACGGACACGCCGAGGTTTTCCGCTTACCTGGCCTCGAAGGCGGCATTGGAGGAGTTCGGGCTGACCGCCGGCCGGGAAACGCTTTCCGACGGCGTCACCTTCACCTCGGTCCGGATGCCGCTGGTGCGCACCGACATGATCACGCCGACCGGGTCCTATCGCGGTATGCCGTCGAGTTCTCCCGAACGCGCCGCCGCGCTGGTGGTGAAGGCATTGGAGAAACGGCCGGAGATCCTGAACCTGCCGGAGGGCACGGCCGCCGAACTGGTGACGCTCGTCGCACCTCGGACGGCACGGTTCTTCGCCCATCTCGTCTACCGCGCCATGCCCGAGTCAGCGCCGGAATCCCGTGGCCTGCCCAGGAAGGCTCCGCTCGCGTCGGTGGCGGGAGCCGTCACCCGGCTGATCTGGCGCCGCCGTCCCTGACGTCCCGCCGCCGGGGCTCGATCGGGGGACGCCCCCGGCCGCTACCATCGGTTTCCGGAACGCCGGGGGGTCGGCGGGCACGGGCCGAGGCAGGACGACCGGGAAGGGGCAGTGTGGACGTCGCCAGTCCCCCGCTGTCGACCGGACCGGACGCGGCGGTGGTACGTCCGTCCAGGACAGTGCTGCGGCTTTCCCTGCACGTGGCCTGGGTGCTCGCGCTCGCCGTCGCCACCGAACTCCGGGTGGGGCGCTTCGGTTTCCACCCGTCGGACCAGGGTTTCATCCTCGCCCAGGCGTGGCGGGTACTGCACGGCGAAGTCCCGCATTCCGACATCATCTCCGCGCGGCCGCTGGGTTCGGCGTACCTGCACATCGTCGACTTCGTGCTGCCGGGGCCGCTCTTCTTCGTCTCAAGCGTGCTCAGCATGCTGGAGATCATCCTGGCGACCATCGCCTTCGCCGTACTGGTCACCCGGCGCCGCGTCCGTGACTGGGGTCCTGGACTCACCGGGCTGACGGCGGCCGCGTCGCTGCTGAACCTCAACGCCTTCCCGCTGATGGCCTGGCACACGATCGACGGGATCTTCCTGACCGCCTGCGGTGCCTGGGCACTGGATTCGGGGCTGCGCAACGGCAAGGCGTGGCCGCGGCGGCTCGGCCTGGTACTGCTGGGCACCGCGGTGTTCGTCAAGCAGAGTTTCGCGCCCGTGCCGCTGATCGCGCTGTGCTGGCTGGTGCTGCACCCGTCGCTGCGGGAAGGCGCGTTCCGCACCGGCCGCTGGTGGGCGCGGCTCGCCTGGGATCTGCTGGCGCTGGGCGCTTTTCTGGTGTTCTACTTCGGAATCGTCACACTCGACGGCGGGCTCGGCGCGATGGCCGAGCAGCTCACCGGCGGCCTGCCCGCGTACGGCGAGCGGCTTCTCGGGCTGTGGCTGGAAAATCCCGCGTCCCTGCTGCGGCCGCCGGTGCGGGGCTTGACCTTCTTCGTGATCGCCGGGGTGTTCCTCGCCCTGCTCGGGATCTTCCGCGACCGCGCGGGTTTCGCCGGGGCGGTCCTCGCGCGGCTGCTGCTCCTGGCCGGCGTGGCGGTGGTGGTCGGCACCGTCGTCGACGGGCACTTCACCGGCGCGTCGCGCTGGGCGGACGTCCTCTGGTGGATCCTCGGTGTCGCACTGCTGGTGCACTGGGCGGCGACGCGGCGATTCCCGCGGATGGGCGCGCTGGTCTTCGCGACCGGCTTCATGACCAGCCTGTCCTGGGGGAACGACACGCCGACGCTGTTCACCGGAACACTGGCGCTGACGGCGATCCTGCTGCTGTCGGACGCGCTGCCGCCGCTGCCCGAGCCGTCTCGCCGG is a genomic window containing:
- a CDS encoding SDR family oxidoreductase, which gives rise to MTTYFVTGATGFLGKRLVARLLRRPETVAVHVLVRETSRGKLPSHEKLVPVTGDLTETLLGIDPAHLAPLDHVVHLGAIYDLTADEAANRAANVDGTRNVLEFAAAAKAGLFHHVSSIAVAGQYAGRFTEADFDLGQSFASPYHATKFEAEKLVRRHGKTPFRVYRPSAVAGDSRTGEMDKIDGPYYFLPAISRLAALPRRLPLAAPDLGATNIVPVDYVVEAMEHLMHVDAPSGSTYHLASPRPQPLHEVYNAFARAAGGPKISAVLPPRPSGALKRAGTRLAKSAATGFDRVPGGRSARAAVLAELGIPLEILPHLSMEVDFDTSATTAALEGSGITLPPLKEYAGPLYRYWLEHLDPDRGRRRPGPEPLDGRKVLITGASSGIGRASALAVAAKGGEVILVARRADELEQVREQIVAAGGKASAYPCDLTDGGAVDALVKDVLAAHGAVDMLVNNAGRSIRRSLSLSTERFHDFERTMAINYFGPVRLTLGLLPSMTARGFGHVVNVTTQGLQTDTPRFSAYLASKAALEEFGLTAGRETLSDGVTFTSVRMPLVRTDMITPTGSYRGMPSSSPERAAALVVKALEKRPEILNLPEGTAAELVTLVAPRTARFFAHLVYRAMPESAPESRGLPRKAPLASVAGAVTRLIWRRRP